In Bacteroidia bacterium, one genomic interval encodes:
- a CDS encoding YHS domain-containing protein, with protein MRKVVVALLILFTACQPKTSEPEQKTAPALEEKDFPAKPAIALASDIDPVCKMSVKEEFSDTAMYNGKIYGFCATACKEDFLKEPLTYLEEK; from the coding sequence ATGAGGAAAGTAGTAGTAGCATTATTAATTCTTTTTACGGCCTGCCAGCCCAAAACTTCAGAACCTGAACAGAAGACAGCACCGGCACTTGAAGAAAAAGATTTTCCTGCAAAACCGGCTATTGCATTGGCATCAGATATTGATCCGGTTTGTAAAATGTCAGTTAAAGAAGAATTCTCAGATACTGCCATGTATAACGGAAAAATTTATGGTTTTTGTGCCACGGCATGTAAAGAAGATTTTCTAAAAGAACCTCTCACCTATCTTGAAGAAAAATGA
- a CDS encoding transglycosylase SLT domain-containing protein: MMLKKIAFTFLPLFISLQINADTPLLKRIVCSYDDTTRLSFVSNANVFSERWDTLQQVRFWQEVIKQSADTALVNVASTRCILHKTPFEDWKCQSESEKAAYKKFINLANGLDTNTTLYVTFGKKEFYEYKRVIPVIGKSVEIFKNNNVDPWYAQTILLIENPGKNHNKSYVGANGPFQLMKSVAIKFGLKVNKHVDERTDLNKSAYAASQLLKSSCIPKVKTLLNEKNIQFSEDDLWFRLLVMHAYHAGPGNVACVINELAPKKGGIDLFTQIWKTECGGFKNESQNYSQIALANIVIFERFLQSNKDSLWLVQGEKLMVDYKKNKTHGIEGINKLKQSLELYSEDLMDGTIPADFFISRMNSIQKELAAYKVKKSVEEEPNLSMTQYLALGKQLIRKRQLDDAIKILKLNIQLYPNCVTAYDSLSRIYKIQGNKQMALFYNQKGASIKNPAY, encoded by the coding sequence ATGATGTTAAAAAAAATCGCATTTACTTTTTTACCTCTGTTCATTAGTCTTCAGATAAATGCAGATACTCCTTTATTAAAAAGGATTGTTTGCAGTTATGATGATACAACCCGGTTGAGTTTTGTTTCCAATGCAAATGTTTTTTCAGAGAGATGGGACACGCTTCAACAGGTTAGATTCTGGCAGGAAGTAATAAAACAGTCAGCTGATACAGCGTTGGTTAATGTTGCCTCTACACGTTGCATATTACATAAAACACCCTTTGAAGATTGGAAATGTCAGTCGGAATCAGAAAAGGCAGCCTATAAGAAGTTTATCAACTTAGCAAATGGCCTTGATACCAATACTACACTTTACGTTACATTCGGAAAAAAAGAGTTTTATGAATACAAAAGGGTTATTCCGGTTATCGGAAAGTCTGTTGAGATTTTTAAAAACAATAATGTTGACCCTTGGTATGCACAAACAATTTTACTTATTGAAAATCCCGGAAAAAATCACAATAAATCTTATGTTGGTGCTAATGGCCCCTTTCAATTGATGAAAAGTGTTGCAATTAAGTTTGGTTTGAAAGTTAACAAGCATGTTGACGAAAGAACTGACCTTAATAAGTCTGCCTATGCAGCCTCACAACTCTTAAAAAGCTCTTGTATTCCAAAGGTGAAAACCCTGCTGAATGAAAAAAACATTCAGTTTAGTGAAGATGATTTATGGTTTCGACTACTTGTGATGCATGCCTATCATGCCGGACCGGGTAATGTAGCCTGTGTCATTAATGAGCTTGCTCCTAAAAAAGGCGGGATTGACTTGTTTACACAAATTTGGAAAACAGAGTGTGGTGGATTTAAAAATGAATCACAAAACTACTCTCAGATTGCTCTTGCCAACATTGTGATTTTTGAACGTTTTCTTCAGTCCAACAAAGATTCGCTTTGGTTGGTACAAGGAGAAAAATTGATGGTTGATTATAAAAAAAACAAAACTCATGGCATTGAAGGTATAAACAAACTTAAGCAAAGCCTTGAACTGTATAGCGAAGATTTGATGGACGGAACAATACCTGCAGATTTCTTTATTTCCCGAATGAATAGTATTCAGAAAGAGCTTGCAGCATATAAAGTTAAAAAATCGGTTGAAGAGGAACCTAATCTGAGTATGACACAATATTTAGCCTTAGGAAAGCAACTCATTCGCAAGCGTCAGCTGGATGATGCAATTAAGATTCTGAAATTAAACATTCAACTCTACCCAAATTGTGTCACTGCATATGACTCATTAAGCCGCATCTATAAAATTCAGGGCAATAAACAGATGGCTTTATTTTACAATCAGAAAGGTGCTTCAATAAAAAATCCGGCTTATTAA
- a CDS encoding SCO family protein yields the protein MTITLGLLWTSCNEDRPLRTLPVYGMQDEQNKSNHTIAPFSFIDQNGDTVTDKDYSNKIYVTDFFFTTCRSICPVMTTQMQRVFEHYKSNPDVMFLSYSVNPEYDTPAVLKEYADKHHADAKKWHFVTGDKQKIYDLARISYLVTATKGDGGPDDFVHTQNFALIDKEKRIRGYYDGTDSTDVNKLITEIDLLLREYKYADK from the coding sequence ATGACTATTACATTAGGTTTATTGTGGACATCATGCAACGAAGATCGCCCATTGCGAACATTACCAGTTTATGGTATGCAGGATGAACAAAACAAATCCAATCATACTATTGCTCCTTTTTCTTTTATTGATCAGAACGGAGATACAGTAACCGATAAAGACTATTCCAATAAAATTTATGTAACTGATTTTTTTTTCACCACGTGCCGAAGCATTTGCCCTGTTATGACTACTCAGATGCAGCGTGTTTTTGAGCATTATAAATCAAATCCAGATGTAATGTTTTTATCCTATTCTGTAAATCCGGAATATGATACACCTGCTGTTTTAAAGGAGTATGCCGATAAGCATCATGCAGATGCTAAAAAATGGCATTTTGTTACTGGTGACAAACAAAAGATTTATGACCTTGCCCGCATTTCTTATTTAGTAACTGCAACAAAAGGTGATGGCGGACCGGATGATTTTGTGCACACTCAAAACTTTGCACTGATTGACAAAGAAAAGCGAATCAGAGGTTATTATGACGGAACTGACTCTACTGACGTCAACAAATTGATAACTGAAATTGATTTGTTACTCCGCGAATACAAGTATGCCGATAAATAA
- a CDS encoding DUF255 domain-containing protein: MRKQVYTSLTILIILGMSTQVNAQEKAAIYHPERNAFEQVKQAEITAKKEGKHVFLIIGGNWCRWCRMFDTFSKAELSVDSAFNVNYVVEHINYSKENKNDSLMQLLEFPQRFGFPVFVIIDTNGKRLHTQSTGYLEQGEGYDKEKVIEFLNQWTPEAMNPANYKK, from the coding sequence ATGAGAAAACAAGTTTACACTTCGCTGACGATACTTATAATTTTAGGAATGAGTACTCAGGTTAATGCGCAAGAAAAAGCTGCAATTTACCATCCTGAAAGAAATGCATTTGAACAAGTAAAGCAGGCAGAAATAACAGCAAAGAAAGAAGGAAAGCATGTTTTTTTGATAATTGGGGGCAATTGGTGCAGATGGTGTCGCATGTTTGATACATTCAGCAAGGCAGAATTATCAGTTGACTCTGCATTTAATGTAAATTATGTTGTTGAACATATAAACTACAGTAAAGAAAATAAAAATGATTCATTGATGCAATTACTGGAATTTCCGCAACGATTTGGGTTTCCTGTTTTTGTAATTATAGATACCAATGGAAAAAGGCTGCATACGCAATCTACAGGCTATCTTGAGCAAGGGGAGGGATACGATAAAGAAAAGGTTATTGAATTCTTAAACCAGTGGACTCCTGAAGCAATGAATCCGGCTAACTATAAGAAATAA